From the Chaetodon auriga isolate fChaAug3 chromosome 17, fChaAug3.hap1, whole genome shotgun sequence genome, the window atgaaacatttcagtcacttAAAACGCAGCAAATGCCAAATATTCACAGatttcagcctctcaaatgtgtggatttgctgttttcctctATTGAAGACGTTGCAAATATGACATATTTCCCATTTTATAGACATAACAGTGActcattaataaaaaataatctgcagattaataaataatgaaaataatgattagtTGCATCCCTAGAAATGAGTAATAATCTGATTTTGGACAAACTAAAAGGTGTTTAAGATATAAAGAAGAATAGAAATGATAAGAAATGAATAGTAAAGTAACAAAGTAAGtttgagagaaagaaataaaatgatttcattaaaagacaaataatgcaattagggctgcagctaatgattattttcattatccatttatctgctgattattttctcagttaagTGGAGACACTAAGGTGTTGTGTAAAAAATTGAACACTTCAACATAAAACTTCCCCAGGTGATGACTCACATTAAGACAATAATTTTTTATATTGCAAATTTTCTTAAACATCACAGCTGCATATGCAAATGAGACATTAACTGTTAACTGTGCTAATTTTCATAAATGTCCAGAACAGaaatctgaaataaatcaatggatgttttctgtccacTAGTCTGAAAGACGGCATGTTAGAGAAGAAAAATAGCCCAAAATCTCAAAACTGACCAGTGCACCGAAAAAGATGCTTTCACCTGTCGTGTTTCCCCGTAATCAATTCATAGCTTTGTTtatcaaataacaaaaaataataaagaatgCCCTTTATTATCATTGCCTAACAGGATGTGTTCAAGTTCTTTGTTCTATCTGACCAACAGCCCCTGAAATAATTGATCAGTTATTATGCTGTTGTTTAGGGCTGCAGACtgatcacagtaacagtgataatgtgttttttcaaacAGGTGGAACATGAGTGAGAAGACATGAATGCTGAAGTTACCTTCTTTccatctgttcacctgtggagCAAAGTCCTCACAGGCCGAGACACAGCCGCATAGATCTTCCCTTCACTTCCTCCAAACTCCTCCTGTGAGAGCATGCATCCCAGCGACCCCGACCCGTCCCTGGACCCCCAGCACCTGGAGGCCCAGCTGGACTTCTTCCACAAGCTTGGGTACTCCACGGCTCAGGTTCAGGCcgttcagcagctgtttggccACAACATGGACACAGATAAAGTCCTGGGGGAGCTGGTTCGGATCGGGGCCAGTCGGGAGGCCGGTCAGGGGACCAAGCGGGGGCCGGTGACCACGATGTCGGTGCTGGTGCCCAGAGGGGACGTCCAGGCTGCGGGccccaccctgctgctgcctttCCCTGTATCTTCTCCtcggagcagagaggagagtggTGAGGATGAAGACGCTCTCAGACCCATTGTTATAGACGGCAGCAATGTGGCCATGAGGTGAGAAACTCCACAGAATAAAAACTACAGCTGAAGTAATTGATCAGTTGATCAGCACCTACTTAGTTAATcaattagtcttttttttttttttaatgccccAAATTCACATAGCTTCTCAACTGTGAGGATTTGTAGCTTGCAGCGTGTCTCCTGCTCTAACGTTTTCCTCACCACCTTCTTGCTTGAGGACAGGTAGCGTCCTGAGTAATCAAGCTGTTTATCTTTTTGTTTGGTTTAGTAAAGCtcttaatgtttttgttttatttattcttaaCTTATCATCTTAATCTGTCCCACAGCAGCGAGCCACCATGTATTTCACCTTTAATGTGGTTTTATGGTCAAAATGACTCTTTCATGTCCAGTTAGTTGTCGAACTACTTGCCAGTGAAAGTAATACCATAACAAATATGAGATATCTGCAGACGTTTCGTTTGACCTCAAGTCGCCCGATGATTCACTCTGTGTTTTAACACCATTGTCAGTGAGGCGATGGTAGATGTGTCTGATAGGCCACAAAGGGAGATTTCAGCTTCACTCAGATTGACGTCGTAGATGTATTTTTGTCGTAAGTAATGCGAGAAGATGCAGTGGGAGTTTTTTGTGATAAAGGTTTAATAAAGATAAAGTGATGTGCAGCTATCTGTGACCTTTCAGGCGGGACCAGCACATTTTTAGCTACGCTGCCTCGTTAGCAGTGTAGCACATTTAGTGATGAGTCACTTCTGACATCTGATTTCTACGACTACTAACACTAAACACATGattagcggctctgtgaggctacaCAGACCCTAAAAGCCAaaagctaatgtcagcatgctaacatgctcaaaatgaccatgctaaatgctaatgttaagcaggtataatgttaaCGATGCCCACTATCCAtgtttagcatattagcatccTAACATGTGCTAACTAGAGGTAAACACAAGAAATAGAAGAGAAATAacgtgctgtttgttttctctgtatttgcACTGAGCATTGAGGGATTGTTCACATGTTACTCAGAGGGCTAATGCACCAGTTTTCCAATTTTGGCTTCTTCTatgtcactgacagaaaaggaCAGCATGTCCATTATGGCCTCTCTATGTTAGCGGATGTCATAGAGttcaacaacaaacaggaaCTGTTGCCGTCTGCTCACTTTCCAGCACCATTAGACTGATATACCATCATTACCTCTCCCATCATTCACCTtctcatacatgcacacacagttggaacagagaacagagaaaataGGTCAGAGAACGAGACAGCAAAAAGCACAGcgtgtaaactgtgtgtgtgtgtgtgtgtgtgtgtgtgtgtgtgcagagtatACACACCCCTTGCCTTTCCCAGCCAGGCACGCCCGTTCAGGCTCGTTGCAGACAAGCTGCTCCAGTATGCAAATCAGAGCGCATACGTACGTCTATGAGTGCCTTCTTGTTTCCTTGCAGGCCAGCACTTCTTATAGAGAAAGGCCCCATTTTAACAGAAACAGGCCTGACAGCATTTTACACCTCCGCTCTCCTATAAGCAATCTGcttccactgctctgctgtttgtcttggCTTTAAACTCGACTCATCCAAAAAGCTCCTTAGGGCTAAGAACACTAACAACTGTCATATTTTTATCGCTGAGCTCTGCTAAAGTAAATAAGCAAAGATTGCCTGTTGTGTCTTTAGATTTGTGACTGTTCCTCAGGTTAGATGCTCTGATatcagtgtttgctgctgacAGATTTGTTGTTAGTTTTAGATGACAGCGAAACCACTGCCAAGATGAGCAATCAGCTTGGTTTTAAACCTTTGTGGGTTACTGCATTGGTGTCTGGACAAGATGAATctgaaaaaagaatgaaaacaagagagacaaaatatttttgtttcccAAATTATTAATCTTACTATTACATTTTTTAGATGTTTCTCTAAttgcttttttcttgtaaaaCACTGGATTATTTTAGCTCTTCAGGTGTAAACAAACAGTCTGAAGTAACGCTTGTTCGCTGTCTTCTGAGAAAGAGCTCAGCCAACAAATTGTTTGACATATAACTCCCTGTAAATCTACAACTTCCTGATTTTATGCTTCTGGTTttaaacagattaaacaaatgagataaaacatgttaGTTAATGAGTTCTTAGGTGGTGGGAGGCTGATTAAGTTTCCTCTGAActgagccatgctagctgtttccccttgtttccagcctttatgctaagctaagctaactcagATTCTCTGTTAGCTTGACCATAAACCATCAGAACTGAACCAATCAGATTATTTGAGTGTGGATGTGGATTCTCTATGTGCTCAGGGGAAGCTTTCATCCACAAACACTTAATTCTAAGAAgatgaatattttctgttttctcattcaTGCTTCctggtttccattcattcattcagccatgGGAACAAGGAAGTTTTCTCTTGCCTGGGAATCCAGTTGACTGTGGACTTCTTCCTGGACAGAGGCCACACTGAAATCACAGTGTTTGTTCCCTCATGGAGGAAGGAGCAGCCCAGGCCAGATGTTCCCATCGCGGGTAAGAAGATGGGGCTTCATGTTTGTTCTCAAAGTTTTCtatttccttcttttcctgGCAGCGCTGAGCACACAACACTGCCCTCTTTGTTAATTGAGAGCAAGGTGTGGTGGGATCGCTGTGAGGTTTTATTATACTCATTATTGTTATCAGGAAGCAGTTTGTGAGTGCAGGAATGTGTCATCATCATGAACTGGTATTTTATAGACTAAAAGATTATTGGACAAATGAAATAATTGCGAGTCGCAGCCCTGTTTCAAATGGTTTTTGGCTTGCATAGACTTGAGAGCCATAGCCAAGGTTAAAAGGAGCAGGATGTGATGGCTCTGATGAAATGCTTCTGAGAGTGGGCTTTGTCTCGAAAAGGGAAAAACCCCAagtacttttgtttttttttcaaatgccGAGTAAATGATCTTTATCTGTAATCTGTTTGGCTATAACTCAAAAGATGCACAGTAAACGCAGGGTTTTTCCGATGGTTTGTGATGACAGAAGATAACAACTTGAACTATTGGCGTCAGTGATTTGAACATCCTTTGATGGCCATTTGGAAGCGTCTACTGACACCACACCACTTGTTTGGTTTATGTAGATGAACAGATTGCTCATGCTGATataaagggtttttttttttcttccaggatGTACTTTTAGGGCCCTTAGTTAATATTAAACTGGGTTAATCAGTCTGACTCAATTTGAAATGCAACAGTGGCTTcctgaaaaatgacagttttgGTTGTGCATGAAAATTAACGTGCCTTTATTTTAATACAGTTTACTTTAAGTGGCTATAactcatattattattattattattattattattattataatgtcTTATGACAATGTGAAGAGGTGCAATtctgagtttcagctcattcattgtttagctgtctagttcactctcacctctctcatgatgttgttttttttttgccacaggaGGCTGTTGATTTCAGTGAAAGAGCTCTAAAAACCATCcatagcagctaaagagccagatatttacctcaggaactggtggagaccaaaatccGAAATAAAAGAAATTGAATGTTGGACTTTATAATTGTCATTTTATTATAATCACATGACACCAAATGAACCAATAATGTTCTCCAGAActgttggatgtgtaaataagcccTTACGTGGTTCTAACTTAGGTAATGCTGTCGTaatgtgttcacaacttgtttctgctgcccacAGGAGGCCAAAACAGTTGCTGCGGGTATGATAATGGCCTAATAAGGACTTAATGTTTGGTTGACAGATCAACGCATTCTGAGAGacctggagaggaggaagattttGGTGTTCACGCCGTCGCGACGTGTTGCGGGGAAACGGGTGGTCTGCAATGACGACTGTTTCATCGTCAAACTGGCCTACGAGTCTGACGGCATCATCGTGTCCAACGACACGTACCGGGACCTTCAGGGAGAGAAGCCGAAGTGGAAGCGCTTCATCGAGGAGAGGCTGCTCATGTACTCCTTTGTTAATAACAAGTGAGTTCTGCCTTCTTGGTACGGGCTTTCccttcctgctgtcagtcagtgtgggGCTGTCCAGTTCTATATTTAGACTAATGTTTGAATTTCACCCTGATGCAGGTTTATGCCTCCTGATGATCCTCTGGGTCGCCATGGGCCGACCTTGGAGAACTTCCTGCGGAGATTTCCAAAGACTCAGAAAAAGCAACCATGTCCTTATGGTGAGAGAACCTGTGTAATACATTACTAAGGCCAGTGATGTGCCattatttttgtgaaatgtgacacaaatactaataatactaataacaCTTTAACTGTACTAGCAGTGTGGCTGTATGTTGATTGGTCCACCACAactactttgtgtttagtgctaattaggaaatgttagcatgctagacTGACATGGTGAGCATGATAAAATTTTGTACCTGCTCAACATCGACATcaattgtgagcatgttagcatgctgacgttagcattgAGCTCACAGTACAGCCTCCCACAGCTGGTAGCATGGCAGACTACCACTGTTCTCTTGGAGGTTTTTGAACACTAATAGTAAAaagctaaacattagcatgttaacattaacattgtcattgtgagcatgttagcacgctgatgttagcatttagcttgaaCTACTGGTGTTGCAGAGCTGACAGAGTGGCTGTAGACGCTTATCAGCACTGCTACAatcttctgttttgttcttctttcagGAAAGAAATGCACGTATGGAATCAAATGTAAATTCCACCATCCTGAGCGTGCCAAACAGTCCAATCGCTTGGTTGCAGATGAACTTCGGGAGAACGCTAAGCACCCTTCCACTGCTCAGAAGCAGTCGTCAGTTCACTCCAGTCCTGTGCCTGGACAAAGCCTCTCGTTGGTGGAGGACGTGGCAAACAAACTGACCATGGGACATGAGAGCGGCTCCCTAAAGAAAGATcataaaaatgaacatgtaGCTCAGGTCAAGGCGAGTCACCGCTCCAGCAAGAGACCGACATCTAGAAAGGACAAGACCAGCCAACACTCCTCTTCTGACCACGGCTCAGTGCGGCATAGTGGCTCTCAGGAGCAGCTGGACTCTGGCTTGGGCTCCATAGACAGTCAGCCAATGGAGGCTCCTTGGAGTGACCACCAGTATCGGGTGACATACGGGACCTCACAGCACACCCACAGTGCAAGAAAGCAGTATTGCCCTCCTAGAAGTGCAccgtgcagctgctgctcacatgGCCCTTCCGCTCAACACCACAACCAGCATTACAGCTTCGGGCCTGTCAGCAGCCACAGCTCTGATATGATCCCCTACAGCTCGCCTCATTACCCCAGCTATGGTACCTACCCAGTTAGCGTGCGTGCGTACAGTCAGCCCACAGATTTCCAGCACAGCAGGGTCCACGGCCGCCAACAGCAGCAGTACTGCTCCGATCTGTTTGGGGCTCATTCTCCAGTGACCCGCCGCCTGTCGGGGGAGCACTCGCAGTGGGAACCTCCTCAGGGGACACAACCAAgcgaggggagggagagagaggttgtCCGAAAGAAACTTCTCGCTATCTTCAGTGTCCACTTGGTGGACACGGCCATGGACATGTTTCCTCAGCTGATGGATCCACAGTTGCTGGTTGCGGAGATCCTCATGCTGCAGAGTCAGAACAGGTCTCTGAGATAAGATGAAGTCCAGGTCCGGTCTAAACCCTCGTCTTTCAGTGGAAAGACTGACAAGGCCGCAGAAACCAAGATAAACAtgagtttgtgtatttttgtattgtGGTATCCACCTTGCTATAAACTGTATTAGAATACATTGGAATGATGTTTTAAGTTGCCTCAGTGAACTGGATAAAATAAGAGCCAGTATGCAGTTGATACAAATTGTATCTTTATTTAAAAACGTAAAAGGAAAAAGTGGATTTAAATGTCAGATAATGGGATTGAAAGCGGTAACACCCTGACACTCTTATGGTTTACCACTGTTCTGCCATCTAATCTGCTTCTACTATGCTGACGCTGTCCTGGAGGTGTTTAATTATATGTTTAGTGTGGCATGGATGAAAAGAACACTTAGgtaaaaatgtctttgtgtcaTATTGGCACTGTGCACCGTGCTTTCACAGTCAACTATTGCACAGGGTTGGGCAATTATTATTAACTAGTTTCAACCCTTCAATTACGTTGACGATGAAATA encodes:
- the zc3h12ab gene encoding endoribonuclease ZC3H12A, giving the protein MHPSDPDPSLDPQHLEAQLDFFHKLGYSTAQVQAVQQLFGHNMDTDKVLGELVRIGASREAGQGTKRGPVTTMSVLVPRGDVQAAGPTLLLPFPVSSPRSREESGEDEDALRPIVIDGSNVAMSHGNKEVFSCLGIQLTVDFFLDRGHTEITVFVPSWRKEQPRPDVPIADQRILRDLERRKILVFTPSRRVAGKRVVCNDDCFIVKLAYESDGIIVSNDTYRDLQGEKPKWKRFIEERLLMYSFVNNKFMPPDDPLGRHGPTLENFLRRFPKTQKKQPCPYGKKCTYGIKCKFHHPERAKQSNRLVADELRENAKHPSTAQKQSSVHSSPVPGQSLSLVEDVANKLTMGHESGSLKKDHKNEHVAQVKASHRSSKRPTSRKDKTSQHSSSDHGSVRHSGSQEQLDSGLGSIDSQPMEAPWSDHQYRVTYGTSQHTHSARKQYCPPRSAPCSCCSHGPSAQHHNQHYSFGPVSSHSSDMIPYSSPHYPSYGTYPVSVRAYSQPTDFQHSRVHGRQQQQYCSDLFGAHSPVTRRLSGEHSQWEPPQGTQPSEGREREVVRKKLLAIFSVHLVDTAMDMFPQLMDPQLLVAEILMLQSQNRSLR